One region of Triticum aestivum cultivar Chinese Spring chromosome 6B, IWGSC CS RefSeq v2.1, whole genome shotgun sequence genomic DNA includes:
- the LOC123140004 gene encoding uncharacterized protein gives MAAHLVESAKFSVMTGKYEISDMAENDLITFATNFMLFFDACPSAFGGLTTLDLENLRFGESDISNVLITCKCLRHLRLYNCDSGVCSTLQVEHARLRELSIVQCMVERVELKWLPQLTTMVFEGWPQFQDPLFIGHVPLLEVVSLTNLALRYDKTVFLSEFLSGTSIRDPKLAFNSEKIWVQPEFPTPCLASVFSQLRFVNLLHLPEGHDLTWTMYILEAAPLLKELYMMVWDHACNMEIDETKRKEEAYSEDKGVEWDLVAADFQHHSLVTLVIFGFESEDCFVSYVRRVLVAAVNLEDVFLYSGLKCGSCPDKKKLVRYPWTEWQRISLNERLNAGIESVAILHYGEMWPGHLAKMEHPKCSMLKAKKGFAA, from the exons ATGGCGGCACACTTGGTCGAGAGTGCCAAATTCAGTGTTATGACAGGGAAGTATGAGATCAGTGACATGGCTGAGAATGATCTGATCACCTTTGCGACAAATTTCATGTTGTTCTTTGATGCCTGTCCAAGTGCATTTGGTGGTCTCACTACCCTCGACCTAGAGAATTTGAGATTTGGTGAATCAGACATATCCAACGTCCTCATCACTTGCAAGTGCTTGAGGCATCTGCGTTTGTACAATTGTGACTCTGGTGTTTGCAGCACGCTGCAAGTTGAACACGCTCGTCTCAGGGAGCTTAGTATAGTCCAATGTATGGTTGAACGAGTTGAACTGAAGTGGCTCCCTCAACTCACAACGATGGTCTTTGAAGGTTGGCCACAATTCCAAGATCCACTGTTCATTGGTCATGTCCCATTGCTGGAGGTTGTAAGCCTCACAAATCTTGCCCTTCGTTATGACAAGACGGTGTTCTTAAGTGAGTTTCTTAGCGGTACCTCTATACGAGATCCGAAGTTGGCATTTAATTCTGAAAAG ATTTGGGTGCAGCCAGAATTTCCGACGCCATGTCTAGCATCTGTTTTCAGCCAACTAAGGTTTGTGAATTTACTTCATCTTCCTGAAGGGCATGATCTCACTTGGACAATGTATATTCTTGAAGCTGCACCCTTACTGAAGGAGCTATACATGATG GTATGGGATCATGCGTGCAATATGGAAATAGATGAGACGAAGAGGAAAGAAGAAGCATATAGTGAGGACAAGGGTGTAGAGTGGGACTTGGTCGCAGCAGATTTCCAACACCACAGTTTGGTCACACTTGTCATTTTTGGCTTTGAATCTGAAGATTGCTTTGTGAGTTATGTGAGGCGTGTTCTGGTGGCGGCCGTCAATCTAGAGGATGTCTTCCTGTATAGTGGGTTGAAGTGTGGCAGTTGCCCGGACAAGAAGAAGCTTGTCAGGTACCCCTGGACTGAATGGCAGAGGATCTCCCTGAATGAGAGACTCAACGCTGGGATCGAGTCGGTTGCCATATTGCACTATGGTGAAATGTGGCCTGGTCATCTAGCAAAAATGGAGCACCCAAAGTGCTCAATGCTCAAGGCAAAAAAGGGTTTTGCTGCGTGA
- the LOC123140005 gene encoding pre-mRNA-splicing factor sap145 — protein sequence MKPGMLYQELKKALGMPDGALPPWLTRMQFVGPPTSYPYLKIPGLNAPISRGDTFGDGPDEEEPLDRSKHWVDSDDEEDEEEEEEEELIIHGEIEEGIMSVDTISRARGAGRSAGKGASHCGCLGRRRAGRWTSSFRRV from the exons ATGAAACCAGGTATGCTGTACCAGGAGCTTAAGAAAGCTCTTGGTATGCCTGATGGTGCCCTGCCCCCATGGCTTACCAGGATGCAG TTCGTTGGTCCTCCAACCTCTTATCCTTATCTGAAGATCCCAGGTTTAAATGCCCCAATCTCTCGTGGAGACACTTTTGGTGATGGACCCGATGAG GAAGAACCTCTGGATCGCAGCAAACACTGGGTAGATTCGGACgacgaagaggatgaagaggaagaagaggaggaggaactaATTATTCATGGGGAAATAGAAGAAGGCATTATGTCTGTTGACACCATCTCAAG AGCAAGAGGAGCGGGAAGATCGGCGGGGAAGGGAGCTAGCCATTGTGGTTGTCTTGGAAGAAGAAGAGCAGGAAGATGGACTTCAAGTTTTAGAAGA GTATAG